The genomic window gccaggtcgcaaaccccaatcatccgggtaccccaatgcttgcccaaggacgcccagtcccagggccacaacagcagctgCGTCCTGGcattcctcaacccaggcgtagtcacccgtcacttactcccagagtggcgacgtctccccctatgcacttcagaattctgcagttaaactgtaatggattaactgggaatatAACGGAGAtaatcgatttcatgaagcggcacaacatccgcattgctgtgattcaaaagactaaactcacagcaagatctgcactgcaaacttgttctgggtataatgtccacagaaaagatcgcatgagcggaaatggaggcggcctcgcgtttatcatacaccactctgtgcaatatcatatatttgatcctggcatcgaccgcagggacaatgtctgagaacgtcaaggcctatctgtccggtcagccGATGCAAagctagaaatcatcaacatctacatccctcctgtcacctgttgccccagtggataccgccctaatattagcgccttactcactggcaacaatcgcattatcttaggcgactttgatgcccatcacgatctatggcattcaaacttgcgggcggacagtaggggtgagatgttggcggatcaaatagaagaaacgacgttctgcacaataaacggagacgcccccacacgtatggtaggaagctgtcacagctcgtcggatatctcaatcgtgagcgcagaactcgtaaaatgcgtcaactggcagccgatggtaacattggcatccgaccacctgcctatacttatttcgttcgagcgtaccgccgacttcatccttacagaaaaacgcactttcataaactttaaaaaaggaaagtgggaggaatacaaatcttttacagacaacctctttgctgccctccctatcccaactgatgcccgccaaggggagcgtgctttccgcaaggtcattgaatccacctcggcacgtttcattcccgccgggagaatttccgaaattcggccccacttcccggcggaggcccaaatttagcgagagaacgtgaccttataagacagctcgacccaggctcgacccaaataagggacataaaccaacgcatcagattgcttgtgaatgaacacaagcgggcgaaatgggagaagcACCTAAAAGGTTGTAACCTCTTCGCCGGTGtatgtaaactttggtccaccgtaaagtccctatcgaatccgtctaagcacaatgacaaagtttccattgccttcggcgataaagtgctgtcggattcgaaaaaatgtgcgagcgctttctgccgtcaatatgtaatgcattctacggtcgacaaagatagacggagggccaacagacacgcacataaacatagaggttgaagatgccattggtcacgctaaaccatccaaagcagtgggcccagacggcatagccatgccgatgcttaaaagcctagggaaagagggttgcaaatacttagcacatgtcttcaacctgtctctttccacctttgtcatacccgaaaaatggaaaatggccaaggtggtcccgctactaaagcctaggaaaccagctaacataggagtcgtatcgtccgatatctcccctatcgccagtagcaaagacgcttgaagccattttgctcccccacttccaagcaaatttgcaactagcctctcatcagcatggcttcagaaaactccatagcaccaccaccgcgctaaatgccaacagtacccagataaattgcggtttatatcaaaacccccaccatataacagtactcgtagcgctggacctatcaaaagcttttgatacggtcaaccatggcacgttactgcaagacctggaagggtctacccttcccccatgtcttaaaatgtggaccgcaaattatctggggggTCGGCagccatcggtgcaatttaggaacgaaacatcaaaaccaagaagaattaaacaagggggcctactctgtattgcgatgcgaaaggcagtgcgatgcgaaaataaattgcgatgcgaaaggtaattggaactctgtagcgctatcgcatcgctaacaatgccgcttttttatttttcgctaatttttgagtatgcatcactgaccaaacgtcaaagaaagagaacaaaagaaacaaggcaattataatttcggcaaacgattaatttttgttgaacaaattaaaaaatggattctgtagcattatgggacgatttaaatgaagaaaggattgataggAGGATTATAAGAGACAACTCCAACATTATGAGTCTCAGCGATCAAAGGTAATTTAAACGTTACAAAATTAATCATATACTATTGCTTTATGTTCTATTCATTAGTTTTGTGCAGAATTTTCGGCTTAATAAGGAAGCCTTTTTGTATGTGCTAAATAGCATTAAAAGTGAGTTGAAAACTCCACggagagcaacggcagtttcTGAAATAATAAAAGTTTCTACAACGTTGAAGTTGTTTTCGCGTTGGGTGTTTTAAGTAACCCTTTGGCCAAATCTGGGTGTATTGCCATGAAGTCCACTAGGAtttcaaattgttgcttttgtgttttttgagttgttctatatatttttaaaagaatgtacaatgaatataaagatatcaatttataaaatcatcaattaatactaacatatttgaacaatgcgaatgcctattacttgtagcaagaaaaatgcgaaaatgaatgctgtttgacattcgctttcgctatacagagtgctggcaatgcgaaaagggataaaaattgcgaatgggcatgtgaatgcgaaagtcatctccgtaagcattttgaggaaatacggcacctgagaagccagccgtatgaagcaaaaaaacacaagcaggtccttggtgaactccacaaacaggcgtcggacctttatgtcaggaatccagtactcaaagaaaagtacccaaaacttgtggaagaggaacgcatactctccagggaaacgcgtgtcactcttgctcaacttcattctggatactgtaacaggttaaactcttacctatccagtatccccccgatatacaaaatgtatgccccgcttgcaatgtgtccccacatgacaccaaccatctctttaattgtaatgtggaaccaacgcctctaacatccctttcattatggtccacccctgttgaaacagcaagtttccttggactcccgttagaggatattgatgacaatttgtgatcggtcgcggctgttaggtggggcgaagcactgctacaacaacaacaacaactcgcaGAAGAGAAAACATTCTCCCTAGCCAGACGCGCGTTGCTCCAGCCCAAATTCGATctcgatactgtaacaggttaaactcatacctatccaatgtatccccacatgaaaccaaccatctctttaattgcaatgtggaacaaacgcctctaactCCCCTCTCCCTCTGGTCCACTTCCTGTCCTGTCAGAGGATATTGAagataatttgtgagtggtcgtacctattagatggggcgaagcactgctacaacaacaacaacaacaataagctcGAATGTGTAAGAATATGTTAATTATCAATTTGATTTGCAGCGCTGTTTATCTCTTGACCCTAACATTTGTCAAACGTTTTTGTAAACATGAGTCCATCAATATACGATTTTTCACCATCTCAAAAATACTTGGCCCCACTCGTAAATGCTCAACCTACCTTGCAAGAGGAAAAGCATAACACAACGGGCCCAAGTTAATTTTAACAAGCAGTTTCAGAGGCGCTGTCGCCTACAGTTACTAACAAATTGTAGGACTACTACCGTAGGCACACGCTACGATCTCTATGAGTAGAACCATTATTTAATGgttattcaattcaatttccaCGTGTAGCCCACTTTCTACGATTACCTTTAGATGACATCCACAACAATTTATGAATGAAAGCAACAACCAAGAAACCCGTTTtacggggcttagaatatacccacggcatgttgtcatactaaatcgttcgcgaggtggtcgggctagtagGAAAAGgcccatcaacattgataacactcccccaaaactttcggggagcgTCCTTATCACTAAAACAACAACATATTCCTGGGGCTCATATTTTTAACATACTTCGGACTTATTCAGATTCCTAAATTATGAGCGCGCCGAGAATGTAAGAGTGCTCTAagtttattgaacaaaatcagATTCAGATTTATTGACTCATATCAGATTCTTAAATCATGAGCGCTTCGAGAATGTTTGAGAACTCGTAAGTTTAttcaaaaaatggaaaaaaacgataaatgtgttaaaaggaaatatacatacataggtgtATGTAAATGTTTAATATGCATTTTCAGACTATGAATTTCTTTATAACTTGTACgccaaaatcaaataaataaagaatGTAAAGGAATGTAATTCATGGTCATCACAAATAAGCGGCGACCACAAGGAAAATCGATAGACGACAAACTTGAAAAGATTTTTATACAGTAGCATATAGCTTGCTGGTAACTAAGTCTCAATAAGTCATTAACTTACCATCATTTTCGTAAGGATCGAACTCTGGATCGATTTTTGGTGTTAGAAAtgcaataaacaaatttaaatgatATATCCCCAGCGCATAGCATACTATATACCAGCCTTGGTAAATAAAGATTCGTAGCAGAAATAATAATATCAGCACAACCGCTCCCGCCCAACGCAGTCTAGTATGTGGGGTCCAACGATCCAAAGTAGATTGGTACATCTGTATGATACAAACATTGTTTAGAAATAGGCTTTGCTAAATACGGAATTGAGAAATTTGTCTCACTTGTGATAGCCTTACGAAGAAAAGCTTCACACCACCGCTAGATGACGTGCTCGTCTCCTCATTCATCATTGTTGTTCTTCTAAGTGTTGTCCGTTAGTAGCCACAATTTTTAGGCTTGTCGTTTAAGTGGTGACAGTAGCAATTGCAACCGCTATTTAGTTGACCAAACACTTTAGCGACAGCAAATTCAAACTTATTACGAAGATGAGAGTACAAAACTTCtcgtagaaaaaaataaaaataaaatacaattataaactaaaaattaagaaaacgtgCGCCAAGATTTCTATCCCGTTCAGTCGTTGCTGATGCACTCAACCCGGGCgtatttgtgaaattttattttcttcagCCCTAATATAGTTTCGCACTTTACTTTTTCATTTCGTATGACACTTATCTTATTGTTCCATACAATCCCCACCTCAACCGGCGCTACGACCATAAGCTGTTCTTCTAGGCAGCCCCCTTGTTTCTTGGTAACAACCAATTGttggttaaacaattttttattgcttTCTTGTGTCGTATTGCAAATTTACACTTTTACTATGAAATTGGGAAAACATTTTCTGCTTTATAATGACATTATCATTGGCCAAGATTAACCCCTTGAGGTGAATTTACGTTCAGAATTTCAcagattttcataaaatttttccaaattcacAATACACGTCACTAACGAGAAAATGACAGTGATAGTGACAGTTCAACTATGCTTGCGTTGCCAATCATTGTTAATTAAGACCGCGGCAcaacgacatttttcatatagatggtttaacacaagcttatgcgttCCAAAAACAACGCCAAAATCAACCAAAATGTTGTGTTTGTAAacatgaaggaacttcagacttatcAATTGAactttatttcgccttgcccattcacataaaaaatttcgcgaagcactggtataaacattctgCCTATACAAAAGAAAtactttctaacatattttgtgtcgtattcatttgttatattgcagtttttacttgcgaaaaatgttagaaaagttatactattttcacacagacggcttattgaataataaaggcaattttctacattaagacgcttattgagcttaagcttccctacaaaattcgtgtttgtaaatatgaaggaacttcagacttatcAATTGAactttatttcgccttgcccattcacataaaaaatttcgcgaagcactggtataaacattctgCCTATACAAAAGAAAtactttctaacatattttgtgtcgtattcatttgttatattgcagtttttacttgcgaaaaatgttagaaaagttatactattttcacacagacggcttattgaataataaaggcaattttctacattaagacgcttattgagctcaatcttccctacaaaattcgaatctattattatttcattagtagctgatcgaatgcctaatgaagtcaaaagcacaatgcaactctgttggcagcgttccgtttccgcttcttagtttttcgTGTGTTCAGtccttaaaaatgtcatttgtcaaagaaatgtcattgtctgcatggcggaacgatacaaggtggccgcatcgaacagctgattataaccttttttatttgatttgatagataaactaccggcgcagtacgattttgacatttgtccatcgaatttacaagtacatggaattttttttgtttgtatgtatgtcaccatgctcccaccttgtatcattccgccatgattgtctgtctcatccttcatactaatcgagcagttacttctgtgtgaaagcaaaaaaattacgatttcattagcaggtgaaatgagatcattaagtttctgtgtgaaaacagtattaccaaagagttggaaaaataatttcacttgctaaccccttcggtggaaagcagcggagcttcacaaaaatCGAATAGGTCTCTTTCaacacaccacaaactttaacacaatttttaacataatttaagcacacaaaatacactgattgtagttttagagtgtgAAAATATAAATTCTGAACATATTATATGAATAAAAACTGCCCagataattgttaaataataaatacagacagtggtagtttaacacattctgctATGGTGGGgttcagggggttgtgtagcgcaatatatagcttctccaaaccaattgtcaacctcaccttcgaacggcgaatcccgtttcactaacagacgacgcTCTGGCAACCAAAAGCTGCTCAGGGAACTTGTGGTGagaagggagggatggcctgaaggtttaatgtggccatataaatcgttcccgcgatggtcgggctagtaccataatggtgttgtgttaccggagc from Eurosta solidaginis isolate ZX-2024a chromosome 3, ASM4086904v1, whole genome shotgun sequence includes these protein-coding regions:
- the LOC137244141 gene encoding protein RER1 isoform X2; its protein translation is MMNEETSTSSSGGVKLFFVRLSQMYQSTLDRWTPHTRLRWAGAVVLILLFLLRIFIYQGWYIVCYALGIYHLNLFIAFLTPKIDPEFDPYENDEEGPNLPTRSNEEFRPFIRRLPEFKFWLSITKSTLIGVICTFFEFFNVPVFWPILVMYFITLFCITMKRQIKHMIKYKYLPFTRNKPRYQRVV